The Diabrotica virgifera virgifera chromosome 10, PGI_DIABVI_V3a genome has a window encoding:
- the LOC114344185 gene encoding uncharacterized protein LOC114344185 — protein sequence MLCPPTKTMKPGKNSAEFPRTPKQLNTAYINVKRVTSQKVAEENIQKYNEQKVLDQLKRDQTADKKDMLATGGGTFRPRLTDVGAQMLSLIGNQIQPLPNSCDSASGFFTSVAQDSQVEVDYLQLEDT from the exons ATGCTATGTCCaccaaccaaaacaatgaaacctGGGAAAAATAGCGCTGAATTTCCCAGAACTCCCAAGCAGCTGAACACTGCATATATAAACGTAAAAAGGGTCACTAGCCAAAAAGTAGCAGAGGAAAAT ATTCAAAAATATAATGAGCAGAAGGTTTTGGACCAGTTGAAGAGAGACCAAACTGCGGACAAA AAAGACATGCTTGCAACAGGTGGTGGCACATTTAGGCCTCGTCTCACAGATGTAGGGGCACAAATGTTGAGTTTGATTGGCAATCAAATCCAACCTTTACCCAACAGTTGTGACAGTGCATCTGGTTTCTTCACATCTG ttgCACAAGACAGTCAAGTGGAAGTAGATTACCTACAATTGGAAGACACATAG